From the genome of Streptomyces ficellus:
CCAGCGAAGCGTGGCCGTGGTCCGTGGTCCGTGGTCCGCCGCAAGCTGCGGGCGCCGCTCGGCTGCTCCCCGGGTAACACCGACATCGACGCTGGACACTCACGCTTTCGGACGTTCTCCCGGGTCCGGCCGAGCAATGGGCATCATGGGCGCAGGGGCAGCACCACCAGATCCTCCCGGTGGGAAGCCGTGCGCTCGGGGATGACGCGTTCCCCCGACACAAGGGGCGTCGCAGCCCGTCCAGACCCGCCAGCGAAGTGGCTGCGACCATTGCGCATACGGCCGGGGGCATGCTCAAGGCACCGGCCCTGGCCACCCGAAACCGCCCCCGCCCGATCAGCGAGGCACTGGCGTGGCACAGCAGGACCGAACCCGCGCACGACAACCGGTGGCGTCCCCAAACCGGCTGACTGTGCGCAACACGGGGCAGCCCGGGGGCTGCCCCGCCACCAAGCGGCGGAGCCGGACACGGGCCACCTGCCGGCCACGACAGCCCCTAAACCGGCGTCAGAACTGCCGGACCAGCATCCATATGACGAAGGCTACGACCAGCACCCCGATCGCCCGGTCCATGGTGTACCCCTTGCGGGTGGGCTCGGTGGCGTCCGGGTTCTTCACCCAGCCCCGCTGCAGGGATCTGTTCATCTTCCACAGCAGTTGCGGACGTATGACCTGGACCAGGCCCATGACCAGAAAGAGGCCCAGGAACGGAATGAGGAGGAAATTGCCGCCGTCGCCGCCCGCAGCGACCCGCACCACCGCGTAGTAATCCATGAATCCTCTGATGCCCGAACTCCCCCACCGATAACGGAGGATGTCGTCCGGTGGATGGTTGAGTACACCGTCCAGCCGCCACTCGGCCGGGTCGGTCGTCAAGGACGCCCGGGTTGGGGATCCGGCAGGGGTCGGTTCCACGACGGCGCCCCTGCGGGCCAGTC
Proteins encoded in this window:
- a CDS encoding DUF6199 family natural product biosynthesis protein; translation: MDYYAVVRVAAGGDGGNFLLIPFLGLFLVMGLVQVIRPQLLWKMNRSLQRGWVKNPDATEPTRKGYTMDRAIGVLVVAFVIWMLVRQF